The proteins below come from a single Metarhizium brunneum chromosome 1, complete sequence genomic window:
- the cid13 gene encoding Poly(A) RNA polymerase cid13, whose product MDARSATSEPQHPYPLSPWTATSTSTTLSTESTSNGAAHSPSSESPPDAAAHPVPAGAAAPFAQLEFLPFLFPQQTIYHAQLLHYNKLISPSRGGGLQTPPLPPVVSSPHVQAGPRSRSSSRVSLKDASASKGAASGGNGNRSHHNPDKINRPVITSKDAPSKMPPKHSVETSRSIPQRSNAAATLAHGQSHSSSVPSTPHQHARQFSFESREPSPTAANNHSPRSAYSETNSTLPSLRPLPPRLGGCKYETAQINSRRRIPYSVGSDRLEKLDLRTVKNKLSEDEERKLATDMREIYNRLLPTEEVEERRKKLVQKLEKIFNDEWPGHDIRVNLFGSSGNLLCSDDSDVDICITTSWQELEGVCMIADLLARRGMEKVVCISAAKVPIVKIWDPELGLACDMNVNNTLALENTRMVRIYVEADPRVRQLAMIIKYWTRRRIINDAAFGGTLSSYTWICLIIAFLQLRNPAVLPALHQMPYKMPKSDGTPSDFADNLKKIKGYGSKNKSSVAELLFQFFRFYAHEFDYDKHVLTIRQGKLLTKQEKKWNYALNNQLCVEEPFNVSRNLGNTADEYAFRGLHLELRRAFDLLSEAKLDEACEQYVFPKEEERVWTRPAPQPRPVLLRSSSQTHSGRGGRGHHRGGRHNNNFHRGGGGSNRRASSSIPAYEQNMFVPLSMQQDMSWLQTPQYPFQYTQQDLMTQIAYQEQMRHFHNLYAQGPFLPHQVISQQQQQQQRLSINCGSGQQSSDRSRTNSFDNVPVTAPLRPEIYALYGMNIGHAFLPQNGYGSYPSSPATTNNNAAQDFRRSLQRSTISTEGGASMSSSSVRSQSQPAQRSPSANPGAGYQLSSQTPASAKLSAPRQTNGITIPNFMPDDADFDETPKAASESPESVDAKSSGFFQARSLSPTRPAQSQQQQQQQQQQQHLPNGIAFGDLATKSSSPERRRLSIEQLPQTLLDRRMRRASRSPSPLGHARAFSVGVTSSAPLTSAPFPSSQGSKASSRPLVVNGSGLKTAVTPPGPSPSSRAESLGSEDSPVAGMENALHISTVPVWPMQPPANTTLQPSAPSRIQQAPSPLALDRPPIVVNGSSAPLSMPHCAEDASFKDRIALMNSIYLTSQPNQQEAPNGATARLSPSARQRLMSRQPQNGVIAPLDLAIGDNRVGKPTAIDAAHLSPVYETRTPSPTTLRKQEPAASMPTWLPNKPPYKAEASKPTRVDLSKEALHSPDHRRPPFVDADKGQKSQKPHVAAAKSAPQRENGHVRGAKSEGDGGWQKAAGKGKKKAHNTVSTQPSQAELPPKNEFERKGG is encoded by the exons ATGGACGCCAGGTCTGCGACCTCAGAACCTCAGCATCCTTACCCCCTGAGCCCGTGGACGGCGACTTCCACTTCCACGACGCTTTCTACAGAGTCCACCAGCAACGGGGCTGCGCACTCGCCATCGTCGGAAAGTCCCCCGGACGCAGCTGCTCACCCCGTCCCTGCCGGGGCCGCGGCGCCATTTGCCCAGCTCGAATTCCTTCCCTTTCTCTTCCCCCAGCAAACCATCTACCACGCCCAGCTTCTGCACTACAACAAGCTCATCTCGCCCTCGCGCGGAGGTGGACTCCAGACTCCGCCCCTGCCCCCCGTCGTGTCCTCCCCCCACGTGCAGGCCGGACCCCGATCAAGATCATCTAGCAGAGTGTCCTTGAAAGACGCATCGGCCAGCAAGGGAGCCGCGTCAGGAGGCAATGGGAACCGCTCGCATCACAACCCCGACAAAATCAACCGTCCGGTTATAACGTCGAAAGACGCGCCTTCCAAAATGCCCCCCAAACATTCAGTCGAGACATCGAGGAGCATTCCTCAACGATCCAATGCCGCAGCTACCTTAGCCCACGGACAGTCCCACTCGAGCTCTGTGCCGTCTACGCCTCATCAGCATGCTCGACAGTTTTCGTTCGAGTCACGGGAGCCATCTCCAACTGCCGCTAACAACCATTCCCCCCGATCGGCATATTCGGAAACCAATAGCACACTACCCTCATTACGGCCCCTGCCTCCTAGGCTTGGTGGATGCAAATACGAGACTGCTCAGATCAATTCAAGACGCAGAATACCGTACTCTGTGGGAAGTGACCGACTCGAAAAACTGGACTTGCGAACTGTCAAGAACAAGTTGTCagaggatgaggagaggAAATTAGCCACAGATATGCGCGAGATATACAATCGTTTACTACCGACCGAGGAGGTCGAAGAAAGGCGGAAAAAGCTGGTCCAGAAGCTAGAAAAAATATTCAACGATGAGTGGCCCGGCCATGATATTCGTGTGAATTTGTTTGGGTCCTCGGGCAATCTGCTATGTTCAGATGACTCGGATG TGGACATTTGCATTACTACTTCATGGCAAGAGTTGGAAGGAGTTTGCATGATAGCTGACCTCCTCGCAAGGC GCGGAATGGAAAAGGTTGTTTGCATATCTGCGGCCAAGGTGCCCATTGTCAAGATCTGGGATCCTGagcttggcctggcctgcgACATGAATGTGAACAACACTCTTGCCCTCGAAAATACCAGAATGGTTCGCATATACGTAGAAGCCGATCCTCGTGTTCGCCAATTGGCAATGATTATCAAATACTGGACCAGGAGGAGAATTATCAATGATGCTG CTTTTGGTGGCACGTTGAGTTCTTACACGTGGATATGCCTTATTATCGCATTTCTTCAACTCCGAAATCCTGCAGTTCTTCCCGCATTGCATCAAATGCCATATAAGATGCCAAAATCAGATGGCACCCCTAGCGACTTTGCGGATAATCTCAAGAAGATCAAAGGATACGGCAGCAAAAATAAATCATCTGTCGCAGAGCTGTTGTTTCAATTTTTTCGATTCTACGCTCACGAATTCGATTACGACAAGCACGTGCTGACCATCAGGCAGGGAAAGCTTCTAACAAAGCAAGAAAAGAAGTGGAATTATGCCTTGAACAATCAATTATGTGTCGAGGAGCCTTTCAACGTTTCTCGAAATCTCGGAAATACTGCCGACGAATATGCGTTTCGAGGTCTACACTTGGAGCTGCGTCGCGCGTTTGATCTGCTTTCCGAGGCGAAGCTTGACGAGGCGTGCGAGCAATACGTATTTCCGAAGGAAGAGGAGCGCGTCTGGACTCGACCAGCCCCGCAGCCCCGTCCAGTGCTTCTGCGAAGCTCGTCACAGACACACTCTGGTCGAGGCGGGCGAGGACATCACAGAGGCGGCCGCCACAACAACAATTTCCACAGGGGCGGAGGGGGGTCGAATAGAAGAGCCTCTTCGAGTATACCGGCTTATGAGCAAAATATGTTTGTGCCATTGAGTATGCAGCAGGACATGTCATGGCTCCAGACACCTCAGTACCCGTTTCAATACACTCAGCAGGACCTCATGACGCAAATAGCCTATCAAGAGCAAATGCGACACTTTCACAACTTGTATGCGCAGGGGCCCTTCCTTCCGCACCAAGTGATtagccagcagcagcagcagcagcagagacTGTCTATCAACTGTGGTTCGGGTCAGCAGTCGTCGGACCGATCAAGAACAAACTCATTCGACAATGTTCCAGTCACCGCACCACTACGGCCAGAAATATATGCCCTGTATGGGATGAACATAGGCCACGCTTTTCTTCCACAAAATGGCTACGGATCTTACCCCTCGAGCCCTGCAACAACGAATAACAACGCAGCTCAAGACTTCCGCCGGTCCCTCCAAAGATCCACAATCTCTACTGAGGGAGGGGCATCGATGTCAAGTAGCTCGGTAAGGTCTCAGTCGCAACCAGCACAGAGGTCGCCGTCTGCCAATCCTGGTGCGGGCTATCAACTGAGCAGCCAAACTCCAGCCAGCGCAAAGTTGTCTGCACCGAGACAAACGAATGGCATAACAATCCCAAATTTTATGCCGGATGATGCTGATTTTGATGAGACACCCAAAGCCGCGTCTGAATCGCCAGAGTCTGTAGATGCCAAGTCCTCTGGCTTCTTCCAAGCCAGAAGCCTGAGTCCGACTAGACCTGCCCAAtctcaacaacaacaacagcagcagcagcagcagcagcatttGCCAAATGGCATTGCCTTTGGAGACCTGGCCACAAAGTCTTCAAGTCCTGAAAGACGACGGCTCTCAATAGAGCAGCTGCCTCAGACGCTGCTAGACCGAAGGATGCGCAGAGCATCCAGGTCTCCATCTCCCTTAGGGCACGCCCGTGCATTTTCCGTTGGTGTGACTTCTTCTGCCCCGTTGACATCTGCACCATTCCCCAGTAGTCAGGGCAGCAAAGCCTCGTCAAGACCACTGGTGGTAAACGGCTCAGGATTGAAGACTGCAGTAACCCCACCTGGTCCATCGCCCTCGAGTAGGGCAGAATCACTGGGATCTGAGGATTCACCAGTGGCCGGCATGGAGAATGCTTTGCATATCAGTACGGTCCCCGTCTGGCCCATGCAGCCTCCTGCCAACACGACATTGCAGCCGTCGGCACCATCCCGAATCCAACAAGCGCCTTCACCTTTGGCCTTGGACCGACCACCGATTGTAGTCAATGGATCCAGCGCGCCGTTGTCCATGCCGCACTGTGCAGAAGACGCTTCATTCAAAGACCGGATTGCGCTGATGAATTCTATCTACTTGACCAGTCAACCGAACCAGCAGGAAGCCCCCAATGGCGCCACTGCCCGTCTCTCGCCATCCGCCAGGCAACGCTTGATGTCTCGACAGCCTCAAAACGGTGTCATTGCTCCGCTGGATCTAGCAATTGGTGACAATAGGGTGGGCAAGCCTACGGCAATCGATGCTGCTCATCTCTCTCCTGTGTATGAAACGCGAACACCCTCGCCAACTACACTCCGGAAGCAAGAGCCAGCCGCATCgatgccaacatggctgccCAACAAGCCCCCCTACAAGGCTGAAGCAAGCAAGCCCACTCGCGTGGATCTTTCCAAGGAGGCGCTGCACAGCCCGGACCACCGGCGCCCTCCATTTGTCGACGCAGATAAGGGTCAGAAGAGTCAGAAACCACAcgtggcagcagcaaagtcAGCGCCGCAGCGAGAAAACGGACATGTACGCGGCGCCAAGAGtgagggcgacggcggttGGCAGAAGGCTGCTGGtaaagggaagaagaaggcccaCAACACAGTTTCAACACAGCCCTCGCAAGCCGAACTCCCGCCGAAGAATGAATTCGAACGCAAAGGCGGTTAG